The segment TGACTTCAGACCTTTTCCAAAATGTTATGATCCAAGTGCAGTGCGATACTGACTCACCTAAAACAGCTACctgcacactgaaaacacacatattcagtGATATTTCCCATAATCCAACTACCTGTCTTCTGTAGAGTCTTCCCGGGTGTACGGGGAATTCCGAATTGTTATTTCCATCCTTTGATCCCGTAGTTCTCCTTCCTCCGGAGTGTCTCGTTTGGCTTCCCGATCATCCGCCTGTGGAACAGGACACGGTGTGAACTGTCAAAAAcaagaggtggagaggagaacaTGATTAAAGctaaagaaaaatgttcagtcagtcagtgtagTCTAGAGGAGGGACAAGTGAAAGCCCCAGACTTCCATACAAGGGTTTGCTTGCACAAAAGGTTTCACAACAGTATACAGAGTAGTGTAAAGCTTATATAGCTAGCAATGTCCCAAGTAAATGTGTAGAAGcactgaaacagaaaatcaataaaaacaaatttaatttatCACAGATTACAGCTCAACTGAGACAGGGTTTTGGAAGCTATTACTCCAGTGTTTAACTGAAGTTTCCATTATACATTATCTATGAACTTAACCAttcctttaattaaaaaatagcagtattcagtgtttccctcagaaCTGTGTTCCTGTCAGGAGAGGAAAGACTCTGACACACCATTTACACCATGGGACACTAGAACTCCATTTAAACtagggatgatgatgatgataataaaagcaacatttttatTATCAGCAACATTAAAATAGCATGAGTTGCTATTACAATTTGAACATAACTAAAAATTAACTATGCCTACTTTAGACCTAATTTTAGTCTATACTATGTTTCAGCTATTTAGTATACAAATTAccatgcagtgtttcctctgtattcatttagcagtggtgCACCACGACGGCAAGGAattaccaccactgcaagacaaaatgtgaaattaaaataaataatttagtctaACCCGTACAATTATCTAAAACTAAAGTAAGTGTAATCCATATGTTTTAGAGGTAATGACtatattatgattttaaaaaaacatgctgagCCCTACTCAACTTAGACCTAAACAGCAACAGATACAGAACATcatcacagaggaaacactgtacCATGATAAGGTTGGATGAAAAGATTCTTAAAGGAATGAAAGTGATAGCTAGAATCAGAGCTAGCAACGAACAATTATATAATCAGTTGTAACACAGTATCAACAATTTATTTGATGCCTTGGGGCTCTTATAGAAGATATGAGATACATTACATTTTTCTGGCGCTGGggctctgtcctctcctctaaTTCTCTTCTGCGTTTTTTCTCTAGTAGAATTTCATCAAGGGTTTTCACTTTCCAGGTCTCCTTTTCGTCCCCCATCAGCGCCCACTCACCACCGGctgcaacagaaacacacacacacacacacacacacacacacacacaaaagcatgccAGCCTTTATTAAGTATCACATGATTTCAGCTTGATTTCATCATCAAGAATATCATGTAAGAGGGAACTATCATCTACACTGTCTGATAATATGAATGCCTAGTTAGGACAAAACAAGAACATGCATTCCTCTTCAGAATATACTTACACAGACACAATAGGCAGGTTACTTAAAACACGAAGAGGAACACTGATATGTACCTAAGACAGAGAAGGTCTCATCTTTTACCAATATTATTAGGCATGCACAATAATATCTGCATGACATTGGTATCGGCCCATACCGGCTTTAGAAATTAAACATCGACATTGGCCCGAAACAAAGATTTCTGACAGTATGACATGCCAGTAAGTGAAAAGGGTCAAATCTGCCCttgttgtgtctgttgtcatcattttctcagggagagcatcatccaaCAATTTGCTtagttattgtgatttttttttaggatcTTTTCAATCAATTTTTTGACTCATGGATCAATGTCATGCTACATTGCTGGCAATGGGGCAAAATATTACTCCAAAATTAAGTTTTGGCAAGGGAAAATCTGGCATGTCTTTTttcagcggggtcccttgacctctgacctctagatatctgaatgaaaatgggttatCTAGGCAGCCACTGCTCTCCCCTTTGCAAAcaggattcaatgagccacatttgattcatgtatAATGTTAGCCCCCAGAGGAGTTATTTCATTGTAGTCAGACATATACTGGCAATAATGGAGAGTTTTGGAGagcagaagggaaaaaaagcaaaacaaaaacacgcaTTAAATCGTAATGCGGAATCGCGATACTTATAGAATCAAGTACCGTTTTAGTATTGAACTGGGAGATAAGCATATCGTCCCAGCTCTAATGTCTAGCTAATGAAGCCtattattgatcagaacagaccgaTCACTGTCTaaggctgcattaaaatacatgttaaaatttttaaatcaaacgTTTTGCTGCAATCTCTATTTCAACACAACGCTTCAACAATATTTTGGGTGCAGCAACGGTGAAATCTGAGCATTCTtaagtcaaacaaacaaaaacagcatagTAAATGGCACCATcaattgcaaaacaaaataagtgATTATCCCCTCTCACATCGgcagtaatacacacacagcagcactcgGATTAAGGCtgttatatattgttttttgagAATTCGCTGGTCATTTCGTCATGTACCAAACAGACTAAAGGTTACAGTAAATACGAACCAATAAAACTTCAACAACCTTTAGATTTCATTCAATATATGAGCCTACATTACACACGGCGTGAAACAAATCTGGAAACTGAAGTAAAGTGCCGCTAAGCGGAAGACAGCGGAAGACTGAAATCAAATTTGACGTTAGCAGCGGATCGATGCTATGCTAATGTTGAACTGATCTGCTCAGGCCAGGCGGCGAGACGCACGCTGTGGTCAGTCCTCCTGTTATATTTCACTGAGCTCTGCCTCTCAGCTGGACACGCCGGGTGAAGTGCCAAGTGACAGCATATGACAAGCTGTCAAGCACAACAACGGCCGATGTATTAGCGACTTCCTCGCTGTTGTTGTGGATAAAATGCTGGCTATAGCTAGCTCAATAGCTAGCTAAAACGTTTTGCTTACGCGCCAACTAGCACGAGCGAATGCTGCTAAACAACTTTtgtataaattataaaatacgTTGTAAGAATACCTAAGGAATTTGAATTGTGACTGTTAGTCTTGCTGAGGAAAAATGCGTATTAATTTATGAACACTGACTATCAGACAGTTTTAATGGTTAAACACACCTGAAATATGCTGCTCCGCGGTATTATGGAACACCGGAAGTCTGACCCAGAACGCACCAGTTTCACTCACTTCCGGTGTCAAACAATTGCTTCCTGCAGGAGATACGCGCAAACATGGAAATAATAgaatgctatttatttattaaatctttatttcaagtAATGACCAAAGAAGATAACAACATTGCTTACAACTAGATTAGTATTAGTATAGTATTGCAAAAGAGAGGGATACCGCAAAACGAAACAAACTTAACAAAATTTTGGtactaaaaaatgaataaacaagcaaacaaaaaaacaaacttgagtGTATGACAATAAACTCACTTACAGACATTGAAAATATTGCAgatattaattgtttttatgatACTTTAGTACTGACCATTGACAGTAACCCTGAAAAAGTCTGATTAGTCATTTCACAGGGCGGGGATCCAAAGTAatttttttggacaattctgTGTTTCAGATTCATAATACAAAACAGACAATCGGTGTTAATCATTTAAGAATCTGACAATTATTACATTGCAAATGAGTAACATCAAAAACGTAGGCtacaagaaaaaatgtcaagGAGTTGTAGGAGAAACAAAAGAGCTCAGTGTTACATGAATTAAACAAAACCAGCCCCTCATTTATACTGATGATTTTGCTGAAAGTAGAAAAAATAGCAGCCAACTACAGGGTCGTACTGCACAGAAGCTTTTATCATGTGCCCTCCTACTTCTAATTAGTAATTCTAATTAAATCTGCCAATTTTAATAACAACTTCTTCATACCTACATAAATTATCTTGAGTGTCCATTAagtcacatacaaacacaatgcCTTTGTCAGCCCATGCCTTCAGAAAGAATTTGTTCCTGTGCTCTGGTCATTCCATTTAACACAGGTGTGAGGTGAAACATCATGTTTAAAAGCCTCTGTAGCTTCTTTGTAGAAATCTGCTAATTGAAGGGAGAGTTTGCTATAATTGAAATGGCAAGATAATAAAAAACCTAGACTGACACATTTCTCAAAAATTTGCTTGGGTCAGTATAACCTGGGAGCATCCTGTTCACACAGATAATAGCTAATCAAAGAAATTTTAAAGATAGTGGTCAAATCAAGCAGACTAAATCCACCATCTGCTTATTTTCTTATAGGCTAGAGGTTTTCCTTTTCACCAACTCTGTTTTATTCTTCCAGATAAACTTGAGTAGGAGTCAGTCAGTGGAtgtacttttttgtgtgtgtcaacatATGAAGATGAGGTGGGGTATAGTATTGAAATACTCCCAGCTTTCTCGAGCAGAACAACCACCTTAAATGGTAAGATCCCTTTGTGTCATGTCCTCTGCTTCTACACAGCAGgggcctccctctctctctctctctctctctctctctctctctctctctctctctctctctctccctctctctctctctccctctctctccctctctctctctgtgtatgtgtttgtgtttgattacATACAGGTGTGGGATCAGGTGTGCAGGAGTTGGGTGGGAGCTGCTGATCATCATCTACTCAGCTATAGAAATCAGGCCTACCTCCATCACGCTGCCAGATCGGCTCACCCCCTCTGCAAAAAACTTTAAGTATCATTACAATAAATTCCTTTCTCGCACCTGTTCCCTGTCTCAGTGTTCTGTGTTCTGCAATTGGGTTCAAATTCAGTGCTCATGCCAAACACTTTGAGGCTAGCAATGAAAGatttttagcttttttcaaCTCTGATTATAtatcatagtgcgtaaaagtggccaatgctctgctgactcaataactacagagctccaaacctcctctggcatcaacatcaacacagaaactgagtgccgggagcttcatggctgAGCTGCCatatgcaagccttacatcaccaagcacaacgccaagtGTCAGATGAAGTGgggtaaagcacgccaccactggactctgtAGCGGTgaaaatgtgttctgtggagcgaccaatcacgcttctcaatgtggcggtctgatggacaagtctgggtttggtgaacacCAGGAGAACTTTCCctgcaagctccataaaggcatggctggctgagtttggtgtggaagaacttgactggcccgcacagagccctgacctcaaccccatccaacacctttgggatcaactagaacagagactgagagccaggtcCTCTCATCCAACACCAGAGTCTGACCCCACAAATGCTTTTCTGGATGAATGGATAAAAtttccacagacacactccaaaatctggtagaaagccttcccagaagagtggaagctgttgtagctgcaaagggggaccaactccatattaatgtctatggatttagaatgggaggtcagaaaagctcctgcaggtggaccaatacttttgtccatatcgtgtACATccaataaaattttaaatgggTGAATTATCATTATGTCAAATAAGGACAAGAATTTCTCACATGATAAAGTTTCATTATGTTGACCAATTTGGCAATGTGATGACAGCATGTTAAAGATATGTCATTTTTAGATGTATGTAATGTTGATGTAAGATGTGCCATAACCCTCACCAGGTTTTCAGCAACTTGGTTACCCATGAGGGGGCAGCAGTGCGGAAGAGAAAAACTTCATGGGCTGCAAGCCACCAGCTGCCACTGGCATTTACAGCCTCAAGGCAGCAATCATGGAGACAGTGCTTACCACAGCTGCTTGGTCTCCTGGACTTTTTGTCTCCCGCTGGCCTCTTTGATCTGACCTCTAAACTCTTGGAAAAATTTCAGAGGTCCAGACCCAATCATATTTTTatgcagaaaaggaaaaactgacaATAAATCACAAAAGTACTTGTAAATTGTTAAAttagttcagttcattttatcTGAAAAGTTGAGATGTGGAGCAATTGTGCTTGAGAATAAACACCAATAAAAGAGACTGTGTCACTCTGACTCTTGTGGCCTTGGAGAGATGTGATTTCACTGGATGCACAGAACTGGCTGTCTACTATCTGCACAGGATCTGTTGAAACCGGAAACTAACTTTGCACCGAGAGCTTAAATTGCCCTTTATCACCAAGAAAGAGTCATATAAGGAAGTTTCCTTGAAGAGCAGGAATACAACCGACCGGTGGATTTATGACATGCTGACCTCCGTGAACCTCCGGACTATGTCCCTTCATAATGGGCAAGAGGCATGGCTCTCAGCCACACTTTGTCTTTAAACCGCTGGAGAACACAACACTCTTGGCAGGTCGTTTGGTTCCAGACTGATACTGGTGAGCACATATTCATTAGAGTATAATGATATAAACTAAACATTGCTTTTTGACTAAGTGGCATTCCATAAATCACTGCTATATTAACTTGATTATTCTCGAATCGATTAACTAAAGCAAACACAAGTGATACTGAAacattcatttgcataattttttttaatgtcgtCTGTATCGAGAGAAGAAAAAGTAAAACCCCTTAAACTGCACTGTGATGCATTACCAACAGATTATATGCCAATTAGAGGCTAGGTTAACTTTTCTTACAAACTAATCATTTGACAAATATCAGACAATTACATTCGTCATTGTCAACTACATAGTTACCTCCTAAACTATTTAACCTCatacatttttgtacattttccaTTATGTCATGCTTTGATTAAATTTAAGCAAGTTCTAATCCATGAGCACCACTTGAAGTTATGTGTGACCTGATATTTTGCAGTACATTTACAAATATCGAAATTGAAATATATCATATTGCACAACCACACCCCCAGCCTGCAGGCCTACACCAGAAGGAGTGAGTGAAAGGTGATTACTGAAGACAAACTCTGTTAAGAAAGGAGGGAATTCCAAATGGAATCCAACGGTGACGGCAGGGTGCAGTATGATCGTTGGAATGAGGACAACATCAACATGGATGTGGCTGCATCACAATCTGGTACTATGGGgtaagagaaaacaaatgaaactaaaagatttctgtctttttctcaggCTATGACTTCATCCTCTTGAGGTTATTAAGAGCTGTCTATAGAGGTGTAGGCAGATATATGAGCTAtagaaattgaattgaattctaTATGCTACTTCAGGGGCTTTCCATCCTGTCAAGGATAAAATGCTTGGGGAAACACGGAATACTTTCCAGTCTTGGAATGGTTTGGTATGAAAACTGTcaaatttcagtgaaaatatcagtatcagtcatCAAAAACCTAGATCTGTACAAAAAAAGGGCATTTGCAGATCTTATAGTCAGTTTTCAACACTAGCAGTCTATACTGACAGATGTTCTAGCAAAGTGAAACTGAGACATTAATGTTATTGGTCTGTTATAAAGATGTTTTGCCTGACTCGATTTCCCCTGTTTTTGCATTCAAAGGCTCTACAACAGAGTGTGCACCGGCAACACTGGAATAGTGGTGAAGGTGGCAGGAGCTTTGGCTGCACTGGTGTCCATTTACATCATAGGATACGTCACTGGATACTACGTCCATAGGTGTTGACTGTGGAGCCCAGCTAAGACGGAAAAAGCTTGCATCTGGACATTTTGAATGAGCCAAAATCAAAAGGTAGCTTGTCATAACATTCACCACAAAGAGCCATGAATGTAACACCTGAAGAGAACATCATTTTAGAAGTCAGGTGGGCAATTTACGTCTTATGAGAAATTGTTAAGTTATTGCAAGGACCGCAAGATCTACTGTTCAGCATTGTTTAGTCAGACTATTTCAACAATTTTGATACAAGACTATAGCATAATTATGTTTGTAAGAGCTTGTAAATAATGTCCCTGTACTCTGTACTCACCACATAAATGGAATCATTCAATTACACTGAATCATTTAACAATTCTACGTCTGCGTGTACTCTGTGTTTAATCTCTGTTGTTACAATAAAGCTTGACTATTGCAATGTCAAAGAGCAAAGGTACCAAAAGTAATTAAACCAGTATTTCTCAACCTGAGgtctggggacccccagggTTCCTTGATGGAGTTCCAAGGGGGCCCTAGATAAATAGGGAttcttttaatttcactattatttcattgactagaaATTAGttcaagagagagaagaagagaagattGACTATTCGGTTAATAAGTttcactcttcactgttaatctgccaatatATAGACAGTTCTGGAACAACTAACTGttatcagatggggatccctgagactacatcttatcaaataGGCATGATGTTGGTCTATTTAGGGGTCCTTGACACTAAACAGGTTGAGAATCAGTGACTTAAAGTATCCTAACAACCACAGGTGCCCTT is part of the Myripristis murdjan chromosome 7, fMyrMur1.1, whole genome shotgun sequence genome and harbors:
- the smim1 gene encoding small integral membrane protein 1, translating into MESNGDGRVQYDRWNEDNINMDVAASQSGTMGLYNRVCTGNTGIVVKVAGALAALVSIYIIGYVTGYYVHRC